One Maribacter dokdonensis DSW-8 genomic region harbors:
- a CDS encoding polyketide synthase has product MNAKNKGAVSSSAKIYWENLLSDDIKLLDLPNRNLKVNDTASKGVLLRTYFSEQLSGNLKSNTSSPNEITTFAISALAVLFHRYTNQNDIAFGLLLDQNLSLFRNIIEAEYNFNRVNKDTTERLSLNQENFYPSEKLLVDFNLIDTNGHNALQDVVLSINARKTDDTSVSNDIDTFNEIKRIGEVYVKSNLEINLEINADTIRLDVVYNDAVFENSFIEQFMMHYMSIISPLMENSTSEIGSIDFLLDKEREILLTEFNTPTVDYPTDKTVVDLLKEQALKTPDRIAVAFEEHTITYRELDELSNQFANYLIQKKRVKPRDLACLILDRSEWLIIGMMGIMKTGAAYVPVDPNYPEKRKEYIKNDSNCNITVDAAAIEEFKATKASFTTAPLTGIVLLPNDLIYIIYTSGTTGNPKGVMLEHRNIVSLFVNDDPFYDFNENDVWTMFHSYCFDFSVWEIYGALLFGGKLIIPSSEVIKDPFEFMSLLIKEKVTILNQTPSSFLNIMGSLPSGDIDLKLRYVIFGGEALFPKYLEKWYRKFPGIQFVNGYGITETTIFTTFKIIDDEDVRTNVSNIGNCVSSLTSHVVNTKNQLQPVGVIGELCISGLGLARGYLNRSELTSEKFIANPFEPGQKMYRSGDLVRRLSNGTLEYIGRIDHQVKIRGHRIELGEIESTINALDGIERTVVLPNTNEEGETRLVAYMQAVGEKPEMTGIRLALVNKLPEFMVPTFLMWVDEFSTNSNGKIDKEKLPAPGYLRSNSDVIFKKPRTKVEKSIAAIWEKELKLSGIGVDDNFFEMGGTSLMAQKVVNAIMKTLNKRIPVTKLYQHTTIAALVKFIEGDKEPAILSNKRKEKNNASSNDVAVIGMTGRFPGAKNIDEFWEVLKNGKETISFFTKEELDQSIPETLRNDSLYVAARGVVPSVKMFDARFFGLTPKHAAAMDPQQRLFLELAWEALEESGHLPEHYNGRVGVYAGTGTNTYYQKNILPNHELIESVGQLQLDTVNEKDYISSRTAYHLDLKGPAVSVQSACSTSLLAIAEAVEAIRNGHCEVALAGGSSITAPINSGHLYQEGSMLSTDGHCRPFDSQAKGTVFSDGAGVVVLKDLEEAKKDGDFIYGVIKGVGINNDGGGKGSFTAPSAEGQANAIRSAINDAGISPATISYVEAHGTATPLGDPIEMDGLNLAFGEQSKKNYCGLGSVKSNMGHLTAAAGVTGLIKTILAFNHKQLPPSLGYEKPNPVIDFDNSPFYVNNTLASWDVEGPRRAGVSSFGVGGTNVHVVLEEYEMKVKEPVQQRPVQLLPISAKTNTSLEGYESALKAHFDADKEENLADVAYTLSTTKASFGTRRFILASNTKEASDVLFDKDNKTAQSSVVRAVANEVAFLFPGQGSQFLNMGKELYSSEGVFKDAVDKCANLLLDTLKLDIRKIIFPESLNEEAENKLRDTRFTQPALFTIEYALSQLWISWGIQPTVICGHSLGEFVGAHLAGIFSLEDALKLVSLRGILVSTLPKGSMLTVRIDEESLHKILPKTLSVAAVNSHKLCVVSGEDNEIEKFAEVLKEENLPYRLIATSHAFHSAMMNPILEEFGAIVENIDLNIPKIPIVSTVTGTWLTNEEALDPIYWTNHLRDTVKFSNAMDTLVKLEDVVLLEVGPGNTLTTLSRQNKQARKIKSIASLPVPKTNENNYHGVLNALGQLWLTGITIDWTSFYDKQGRHRLRLPTYVFDRKPCWIDPIVTQSKIERTSVHTNPTIQTLTEKPKSVTPMRNVTILNKISELVSNNYGIEIEANDKNLSFLELGLDSLILTQMAITCKREFKIPITFRQLNEDINTPELLASYLDANLPEEVLKPQPQVVQQPTVAVHQVQENNAAQYATAAGNQTAIGLIGEQLQLLSKQLQLLQGGSVATVQPSVAPSAPQQPEKVNGASSMDIRTEQEKQEHKKPFGASPRIEKQTTGLDQAQSQYLNELTARYNKKTIGSKNYAQNHRAKMADPRVVSGFKPLTKDLVYPIVIGKSQGNRLWDLDGNRYIDALNGFGSCFFGYQPDFIKEAMHKQVDLGYEVGPQHPLAGEVCDLLLEFTGHDRAALCNTGSEAVLGAMRIARTVTGRSLIIAFTGSYHGINDEGIVRGTQKKKTFPAAAGILPEAVQNMLILDYGTEESLQIIKDRAHEVAAVLVEPVQSRRPEFQPIEFIKQVREITAAEEIPFIFDEVITGFRMHPGGAQALFDVKADIATYGKVIGGGVSIGAILGKKEYMDALDGGFWQYGDDSYPEVGVTYFAGTFVRHPLALASAKAALLHMKEQGPSLQANVSAMTEQMVVSLNENFAKKGLPLEINYFGSLWRIKFKKEIPYSELLFVIMREKGIHIWDGFPCFLTTAYTNEDVDFLKKTLLDSIDELVTVGILKKETNGHAVTMQNSFERLNTPPVPGARLGRDENGQPAWYVADATKENGYLKIDI; this is encoded by the coding sequence ATGAATGCCAAAAATAAAGGGGCTGTTTCCAGTAGCGCTAAAATCTATTGGGAAAATTTATTGTCAGACGACATAAAATTGCTTGACTTGCCCAATAGAAATTTAAAAGTAAACGATACCGCTTCAAAAGGGGTTTTGTTGCGTACTTATTTTTCTGAACAGTTGTCTGGTAATTTGAAATCAAATACTTCTTCCCCTAATGAAATAACGACTTTTGCAATTTCTGCATTAGCTGTACTCTTTCATAGGTATACAAATCAGAATGATATTGCTTTTGGACTATTGTTAGATCAAAATCTATCTTTATTTAGAAATATCATTGAGGCTGAATATAACTTTAATAGGGTAAATAAAGACACTACTGAAAGGTTATCGCTAAATCAAGAAAATTTTTATCCTTCTGAAAAGTTATTGGTAGATTTTAATTTAATCGATACCAATGGTCACAATGCACTACAAGATGTCGTGCTTTCCATTAACGCTAGAAAGACTGATGATACTTCTGTCTCTAATGATATTGATACGTTCAATGAGATTAAAAGGATAGGTGAAGTATATGTCAAATCTAATTTGGAAATTAATCTTGAGATTAATGCTGATACTATTAGGTTAGATGTCGTATATAATGATGCGGTATTTGAAAATAGTTTTATTGAACAGTTTATGATGCATTATATGAGCATCATTTCTCCATTAATGGAAAATTCAACTTCTGAAATAGGAAGTATAGATTTTCTTTTAGATAAGGAGCGTGAAATATTGTTAACTGAATTCAATACACCTACCGTAGACTATCCAACGGATAAAACCGTGGTTGATTTGCTTAAGGAGCAGGCTCTAAAAACTCCAGATCGTATAGCTGTAGCCTTTGAGGAGCATACAATAACGTACAGGGAGTTAGATGAGCTGTCCAATCAATTTGCAAATTATTTAATTCAAAAAAAAAGGGTTAAACCAAGGGACCTGGCTTGCTTGATTCTAGATAGGAGTGAATGGCTAATTATTGGTATGATGGGGATTATGAAAACTGGTGCCGCATACGTGCCTGTTGACCCAAACTACCCAGAAAAACGCAAAGAATATATTAAAAACGATAGCAATTGCAATATAACGGTAGATGCCGCAGCAATTGAAGAGTTCAAGGCAACTAAAGCTAGTTTTACAACTGCCCCATTAACAGGTATAGTGCTATTGCCTAACGACTTGATTTATATCATTTACACTTCAGGAACTACAGGTAATCCTAAAGGTGTCATGTTAGAACATAGAAATATCGTTAGTTTATTTGTTAATGATGATCCTTTCTATGATTTCAATGAGAACGATGTTTGGACCATGTTCCATTCGTACTGTTTTGATTTTTCTGTTTGGGAGATTTACGGAGCGTTGTTGTTTGGGGGTAAATTGATAATTCCTTCCAGTGAAGTGATCAAGGATCCTTTTGAATTTATGTCCTTGCTCATAAAAGAAAAGGTGACCATTCTGAACCAAACACCATCATCATTTTTAAATATCATGGGTAGCTTACCTTCAGGTGATATCGATCTGAAATTGCGATACGTCATTTTTGGTGGTGAGGCATTGTTTCCAAAATATTTAGAAAAATGGTACCGTAAATTTCCGGGTATTCAATTTGTAAACGGCTACGGTATTACCGAAACTACCATATTTACAACATTTAAAATCATTGATGATGAGGATGTAAGAACCAATGTTTCCAATATTGGTAATTGTGTGTCATCGTTAACTTCACATGTAGTGAATACCAAAAACCAGTTACAACCTGTAGGGGTTATAGGTGAACTGTGCATTTCAGGTCTTGGATTGGCAAGAGGTTATTTAAATAGATCGGAATTGACCAGTGAAAAGTTTATTGCGAATCCTTTTGAACCTGGGCAAAAAATGTATCGCTCGGGAGATTTGGTAAGAAGACTTTCAAATGGTACTCTAGAATATATTGGCAGAATTGACCATCAAGTTAAAATTCGTGGACACCGTATAGAATTAGGGGAAATAGAATCTACCATTAATGCTTTAGACGGTATTGAACGTACTGTGGTGTTGCCAAATACAAATGAGGAAGGTGAAACCAGATTGGTAGCATATATGCAGGCTGTTGGTGAGAAACCTGAAATGACCGGTATTAGACTAGCGCTTGTCAACAAGTTACCAGAATTTATGGTCCCCACTTTTTTAATGTGGGTAGATGAGTTTTCTACAAACTCTAATGGGAAAATTGATAAGGAAAAGCTACCGGCTCCCGGGTATCTAAGGTCAAATTCAGATGTGATCTTTAAAAAACCACGTACCAAGGTAGAGAAGAGTATAGCTGCTATTTGGGAAAAGGAATTAAAACTTTCCGGTATTGGTGTTGATGATAACTTTTTTGAAATGGGCGGTACCTCGCTCATGGCACAAAAAGTCGTAAATGCCATTATGAAAACCCTGAACAAGAGAATTCCGGTAACCAAGCTCTATCAACATACGACCATTGCAGCACTTGTAAAATTTATAGAAGGCGACAAAGAACCAGCTATATTATCCAATAAGCGAAAAGAGAAAAATAATGCTTCATCTAACGATGTTGCCGTTATTGGTATGACGGGCAGATTTCCCGGAGCCAAGAATATTGATGAATTTTGGGAGGTCTTAAAAAATGGAAAGGAAACTATTTCATTTTTCACCAAAGAAGAATTGGACCAAAGTATTCCTGAAACCTTAAGAAATGATAGCTTGTACGTAGCTGCAAGAGGTGTAGTGCCTTCTGTTAAAATGTTCGATGCGCGTTTCTTTGGCTTAACGCCTAAACATGCGGCGGCCATGGATCCTCAGCAACGTTTGTTTTTAGAGCTTGCATGGGAAGCACTTGAAGAGTCTGGTCATCTTCCGGAACATTATAACGGTAGGGTTGGGGTCTATGCCGGTACGGGTACCAATACGTATTATCAAAAGAACATTTTACCGAACCATGAATTGATAGAGTCCGTTGGTCAGCTACAACTGGATACGGTAAATGAAAAGGACTATATATCATCAAGAACGGCTTATCATTTAGATTTAAAAGGTCCGGCGGTAAGTGTACAATCCGCATGCTCCACATCTTTGCTGGCTATAGCCGAAGCGGTCGAAGCTATTAGAAATGGACATTGTGAGGTTGCTCTCGCTGGGGGCTCTAGTATAACGGCACCAATTAATAGTGGTCATTTGTATCAAGAAGGATCAATGCTCAGTACAGACGGTCATTGTAGACCTTTTGATTCTCAAGCAAAAGGAACCGTGTTCAGCGATGGTGCAGGAGTGGTTGTTTTAAAGGATTTGGAGGAAGCTAAAAAGGATGGGGATTTTATATATGGAGTGATTAAGGGTGTAGGTATTAACAATGATGGCGGTGGCAAGGGTAGCTTTACGGCTCCTAGCGCAGAAGGGCAGGCCAACGCTATTAGGAGCGCTATTAATGATGCCGGTATTTCACCTGCAACCATTAGCTATGTAGAGGCTCATGGTACGGCCACGCCTTTAGGAGATCCTATTGAGATGGACGGACTCAACCTTGCCTTTGGCGAGCAATCCAAGAAAAACTATTGTGGACTAGGTTCGGTAAAAAGTAATATGGGCCACCTTACCGCTGCGGCAGGTGTAACTGGTTTGATTAAAACGATATTGGCCTTTAACCATAAACAATTACCACCTTCTTTAGGGTATGAAAAACCTAACCCGGTAATAGATTTTGATAATAGTCCGTTTTATGTAAACAATACTTTGGCTTCATGGGACGTAGAAGGTCCGAGAAGAGCCGGGGTAAGTTCTTTTGGCGTTGGAGGTACCAATGTACACGTGGTATTAGAAGAATATGAGATGAAGGTAAAAGAGCCTGTGCAACAAAGACCGGTACAGCTTTTACCTATTTCCGCAAAAACGAATACAAGTTTAGAGGGTTATGAAAGTGCCTTGAAAGCTCATTTTGATGCTGATAAAGAGGAGAATTTAGCAGATGTGGCTTATACGCTGAGTACTACTAAAGCTAGTTTTGGTACTAGAAGGTTTATATTGGCATCGAACACTAAAGAGGCTTCAGATGTACTGTTTGATAAAGATAATAAAACAGCACAATCGTCAGTAGTTAGGGCAGTTGCTAATGAAGTGGCGTTCTTATTTCCAGGGCAAGGTTCCCAGTTTTTGAACATGGGCAAGGAGTTGTATAGTAGCGAAGGTGTATTTAAAGATGCTGTGGATAAATGTGCCAACTTGTTGCTGGACACCCTAAAGTTGGATATCAGAAAAATAATTTTCCCGGAATCTTTAAACGAGGAAGCGGAAAATAAGCTTCGCGATACACGGTTTACACAGCCGGCGTTGTTTACCATAGAATATGCACTATCTCAATTATGGATTAGTTGGGGAATTCAACCTACCGTAATTTGCGGTCATAGTTTAGGGGAGTTTGTTGGGGCTCATCTGGCTGGCATTTTTAGCTTGGAAGATGCATTAAAACTGGTTTCCTTGAGGGGTATTTTGGTAAGTACACTTCCTAAAGGTAGTATGCTCACCGTTCGTATAGATGAAGAATCGCTCCATAAAATATTGCCAAAAACCTTATCTGTAGCCGCTGTTAATTCCCATAAACTTTGTGTAGTTTCTGGTGAGGATAATGAAATTGAAAAATTTGCAGAGGTACTTAAGGAAGAAAATTTGCCTTATAGATTAATAGCTACAAGCCATGCTTTTCATTCCGCAATGATGAACCCTATTTTAGAGGAGTTCGGCGCTATTGTCGAAAATATCGATTTAAATATTCCAAAGATACCCATAGTATCTACGGTAACAGGTACTTGGCTGACCAATGAGGAGGCCCTGGATCCCATATATTGGACCAATCATTTACGCGATACCGTAAAATTTTCTAATGCTATGGATACCTTAGTGAAATTAGAAGATGTGGTATTGTTAGAAGTAGGTCCGGGTAATACTCTTACTACGCTAAGTCGTCAGAACAAACAGGCAAGAAAAATTAAGTCTATAGCTTCATTACCGGTGCCTAAAACCAATGAAAATAATTACCACGGCGTACTTAATGCCTTAGGACAATTATGGTTAACGGGTATAACCATAGATTGGACTAGTTTTTATGACAAACAGGGCAGACATAGATTAAGATTGCCTACCTATGTGTTTGACCGAAAACCATGTTGGATAGACCCTATTGTCACTCAATCAAAAATTGAAAGGACTAGTGTTCATACCAATCCAACAATACAGACCTTAACAGAAAAACCAAAAAGCGTTACACCAATGAGAAACGTGACCATTTTAAATAAAATTTCGGAGTTAGTTTCAAACAATTATGGTATTGAAATTGAAGCCAATGACAAAAATCTAAGCTTTTTAGAACTAGGGTTAGATTCCCTTATCCTTACTCAAATGGCTATTACTTGTAAGAGAGAATTTAAAATTCCAATTACATTTAGACAGCTTAATGAGGATATTAATACACCAGAACTTTTAGCAAGCTATTTAGATGCTAATTTACCTGAAGAAGTTCTAAAGCCACAACCACAAGTGGTTCAACAGCCTACAGTTGCAGTACATCAGGTTCAAGAAAATAACGCAGCCCAATATGCTACCGCTGCTGGTAACCAAACGGCTATTGGTCTAATTGGGGAGCAACTTCAACTGCTTAGCAAGCAATTACAGCTTTTACAAGGTGGATCGGTAGCTACTGTACAACCAAGTGTTGCGCCAAGTGCTCCTCAACAACCAGAAAAGGTCAATGGTGCAAGTAGTATGGATATACGTACGGAACAGGAAAAACAAGAACATAAAAAACCGTTTGGAGCTTCACCAAGAATAGAAAAGCAAACAACCGGTTTAGATCAAGCTCAGTCTCAATACTTAAATGAATTGACTGCTAGATATAACAAGAAAACCATTGGCAGTAAAAATTATGCCCAGAATCACAGGGCAAAAATGGCAGATCCAAGAGTGGTGTCGGGTTTCAAACCATTGACCAAAGATTTGGTATATCCCATAGTGATCGGTAAATCTCAGGGAAATAGACTTTGGGACCTAGACGGCAACCGGTATATAGATGCTTTGAACGGGTTTGGTTCGTGTTTCTTTGGGTACCAGCCAGATTTTATTAAAGAGGCAATGCACAAACAAGTGGATCTAGGATATGAAGTTGGGCCGCAACATCCGTTGGCTGGTGAAGTGTGTGATTTACTTTTAGAGTTTACAGGTCATGACAGGGCTGCTTTATGTAATACAGGGTCAGAAGCTGTATTGGGTGCCATGAGGATTGCACGTACCGTAACCGGGCGTTCGCTTATTATTGCTTTTACGGGGTCTTACCACGGAATTAATGATGAGGGTATCGTAAGGGGAACCCAGAAAAAGAAAACTTTTCCGGCTGCAGCAGGGATACTACCAGAAGCGGTTCAAAATATGTTGATCCTTGATTACGGTACTGAGGAAAGCTTGCAGATTATTAAAGATAGAGCACATGAAGTGGCGGCCGTTCTTGTAGAACCGGTACAGAGCCGTAGACCGGAATTTCAACCCATAGAATTTATAAAGCAAGTAAGGGAAATAACTGCAGCCGAAGAAATACCATTTATTTTTGATGAGGTTATTACCGGTTTTAGAATGCATCCGGGTGGTGCCCAGGCCCTTTTTGATGTTAAGGCGGATATTGCAACCTATGGTAAGGTCATAGGTGGTGGTGTATCCATCGGTGCTATATTGGGTAAAAAAGAGTATATGGATGCACTTGATGGCGGCTTTTGGCAGTATGGAGATGATTCTTACCCAGAAGTTGGGGTTACTTATTTTGCCGGTACTTTTGTTCGCCATCCTTTGGCATTAGCCTCTGCAAAGGCGGCTTTGCTCCATATGAAAGAACAAGGACCAAGTTTGCAGGCAAATGTTTCTGCCATGACTGAACAAATGGTGGTTAGTTTAAATGAAAATTTTGCTAAAAAAGGGCTGCCATTAGAGATCAATTATTTTGGGTCTTTATGGAGGATAAAGTTTAAGAAAGAAATTCCGTATTCGGAATTACTGTTTGTAATTATGCGAGAGAAAGGGATACATATTTGGGATGGCTTCCCTTGCTTTTTAACAACGGCATATACCAATGAGGATGTGGACTTTTTGAAGAAAACACTTTTAGATTCCATTGATGAATTGGTAACTGTTGGGATATTAAAAAAGGAAACCAATGGGCATGCCGTTACAATGCAAAATTCTTTTGAGAGATTGAACACACCACCTGTGCCAGGTGCTCGTTTAGGTAGAGATGAGAATGGGCAGCCAGCATGGTACGTAGCAGATGCCACAAAAGAAAATGGCTATTTAAAAATTGATATTTAG
- a CDS encoding 4'-phosphopantetheinyl transferase family protein: MTHLLCTSLTPIDNEIFFAQAQEKFPEEFVLKYSKYKRWQDAKSTILGRLLLAYGLQKFYNINVDDIAIEYSKDKRPFLDNSEVQFNISHSNDFIVCAFTSHGGIGVDVEKISNVDINDFRLQFSKSEYDNMVGSLHVQEKFFEFWTQKEAVLKAYGTGLNVALDSIEIIDGSSTIGEEIFYLEEIDLTAEYKCHIATQHLNEFSSTEITHVSPEKIADFMGSNFFKTIR; the protein is encoded by the coding sequence ATGACACATCTTTTATGTACTAGCTTAACACCTATTGACAATGAAATTTTCTTTGCGCAGGCACAAGAGAAATTTCCTGAAGAATTTGTGCTTAAATATTCGAAATATAAAAGATGGCAAGATGCTAAGTCTACTATTTTAGGCAGACTGTTGTTGGCATATGGTTTACAAAAATTCTATAACATTAATGTCGATGATATTGCCATTGAATATTCTAAAGATAAACGACCTTTTTTAGATAATTCTGAGGTTCAGTTTAACATCTCCCATTCAAATGATTTTATAGTTTGTGCATTTACGTCTCATGGAGGTATAGGTGTAGATGTAGAGAAAATAAGTAATGTAGATATAAATGATTTTAGATTACAATTCTCAAAATCGGAATATGACAATATGGTTGGTTCTTTACATGTGCAAGAAAAGTTTTTTGAATTTTGGACACAGAAGGAAGCAGTTTTAAAAGCTTATGGAACCGGTTTGAATGTAGCTTTGGATTCTATTGAAATTATTGACGGATCATCTACAATAGGTGAAGAAATATTTTACTTAGAAGAAATTGATCTTACTGCAGAATATAAATGCCATATTGCTACACAGCATTTAAATGAATTTTCCAGTACGGAGATTACTCATGTAAGCCCAGAAAAAATAGCGGATTTTATGGGTTCCAATTTCTTCAAAACTATTCGGTGA
- a CDS encoding GumC family protein, producing the protein MTEKEYFDSRLSSSDNEENFDVKALLGKYLKSWKLFLLFLLIFIGLAALALQFINSSYEVSSKILLKNETSNIDASGNNMVSNNPFSNSERVNNEIEVLTSVHLMRSVLDSLSLQCKVSTPETFSETELYGSELPFKIVVDTLYPSAYDTSIKIKLEGKDSFSISEDFEGDLDAANSISSSYGYNRYNYGYKIEKPYGTFKIVPNEKSNVKGTEFLLEFRDIDEMAHDYVKKALSVYVINKDASVINIVLKEQNPQKGEDIINTLVEIYGIKAYQEKNAMALNNVKFIDERLNALSVELSEVEKNVAQFKTENELANVEFDANSFSEQEIDYSRKLTEAEIELKVLSAIDRNLRNGDNESTLNSLSVSSPNLVYLIDNYNRLQIERKSLQRTVPENNPRMIDIRDQLQQLKGNILGSLSTSRQSLRSTIGSIRSRSNQFAAKKQRIPSMQRQLLEISREQGIKENLFLYLLQKREEAALMVGVRQDNFTVIDKAITDFESKSPSKKLFMLVSLLLGLAVPVGIVHLKDGLNTKVADKKDVQKRISVPLIGEITHNASGKNLIEKGEESSRLAQDFRMMRMNMSFHLPKKKMQTILVTSAQEGEGKTFFSSNIGVALASSNSKVVILELDKHNPELMGALGAANSEIGISNYLSPGTRTITINDLLVPVNNNDNLFAIGLGSEKVDGLESFNSVQMVQFMEQLRNDFDYIVIDSAPIGTLADTLALSKFSDCCVFMVRENYTHLDDLAILEEAKRNKKFKNPMVVFNDVTNN; encoded by the coding sequence ATGACTGAAAAGGAATATTTTGACTCAAGGCTATCTTCTTCTGATAATGAAGAAAATTTTGATGTAAAGGCATTGTTGGGCAAATACCTGAAATCATGGAAACTATTTCTATTGTTTCTTCTGATTTTTATTGGCTTGGCGGCTCTTGCCCTGCAGTTTATAAACTCTTCATATGAGGTTTCTAGTAAGATCTTATTGAAAAATGAAACCTCTAATATAGATGCCTCTGGTAATAACATGGTCAGCAACAATCCGTTTAGTAATTCAGAGCGGGTTAACAATGAAATTGAGGTGTTAACTTCTGTGCATTTAATGCGTTCTGTTTTAGATAGTTTGTCCTTGCAGTGTAAAGTTAGTACTCCAGAGACTTTTTCTGAAACGGAACTATATGGTTCAGAGTTGCCGTTTAAAATTGTCGTAGACACCTTATATCCATCGGCTTATGATACTTCTATTAAAATTAAGTTAGAAGGAAAAGATAGTTTTAGTATATCGGAAGATTTTGAAGGGGACTTAGATGCAGCAAATTCTATTAGCTCAAGTTATGGTTATAATAGATATAATTATGGTTACAAAATTGAAAAACCGTATGGAACTTTTAAGATTGTGCCCAATGAAAAGTCCAACGTAAAGGGTACTGAATTTTTATTGGAATTTAGGGATATAGATGAGATGGCACACGATTATGTGAAAAAAGCATTGAGTGTGTATGTAATCAATAAAGATGCTTCTGTTATCAACATTGTTTTAAAAGAGCAAAATCCTCAGAAAGGCGAGGATATCATAAATACATTGGTTGAGATATATGGTATAAAGGCATATCAAGAGAAAAATGCCATGGCTTTAAATAACGTAAAGTTTATTGATGAGCGTTTAAATGCATTATCTGTAGAGCTTAGTGAGGTAGAAAAAAATGTTGCCCAGTTCAAAACAGAAAATGAACTGGCTAATGTAGAGTTCGATGCAAATTCATTTTCGGAGCAAGAAATAGATTATAGTAGAAAACTGACCGAAGCTGAAATAGAACTAAAAGTTTTAAGTGCTATAGACCGTAATTTAAGAAATGGGGATAATGAATCTACTTTAAATTCTTTAAGTGTATCAAGCCCTAATCTGGTGTATTTAATAGATAATTATAATAGATTACAGATAGAGCGCAAAAGTCTGCAAAGAACGGTTCCTGAGAACAACCCGCGTATGATCGATATTAGGGATCAGTTACAGCAGCTGAAAGGAAATATTCTTGGTAGCCTTTCTACATCTAGGCAAAGTTTAAGAAGTACTATAGGTAGTATTAGAAGTAGGTCCAATCAATTTGCAGCCAAAAAGCAAAGAATACCATCAATGCAAAGGCAATTATTGGAAATTAGTAGAGAGCAGGGTATTAAGGAAAACTTGTTTTTGTACTTATTACAAAAGAGGGAAGAGGCGGCTTTAATGGTTGGTGTTAGGCAAGATAACTTTACCGTAATCGATAAGGCTATTACTGATTTTGAGTCTAAATCTCCTAGTAAAAAACTATTCATGTTGGTATCCCTGTTATTGGGTCTTGCCGTTCCTGTAGGTATTGTTCATTTAAAGGATGGATTAAATACTAAAGTTGCCGATAAGAAAGATGTTCAGAAAAGAATTAGTGTGCCTTTAATAGGTGAAATAACACATAATGCATCAGGTAAAAATCTTATTGAAAAGGGAGAGGAGAGTAGTAGATTGGCTCAAGATTTTAGAATGATGCGTATGAATATGAGTTTTCATCTACCTAAAAAGAAGATGCAAACTATTTTGGTTACTTCTGCCCAAGAGGGGGAGGGAAAAACTTTCTTTTCCTCAAATATTGGGGTGGCACTGGCTTCTTCAAACTCTAAAGTCGTGATTTTAGAATTAGATAAGCACAATCCAGAATTAATGGGGGCATTGGGAGCTGCTAATTCAGAAATTGGTATTTCAAATTACCTATCGCCAGGAACCCGTACTATTACTATCAACGATTTGCTGGTACCGGTAAATAACAATGACAATTTGTTTGCCATAGGGTTGGGTTCCGAAAAAGTAGACGGACTAGAATCTTTTAATTCAGTGCAAATGGTTCAATTTATGGAGCAGTTAAGAAATGACTTCGATTATATTGTCATAGACTCCGCCCCAATTGGCACATTGGCAGATACGCTTGCCCTTTCTAAATTTTCGGATTGTTGTGTTTTTATGGTTCGTGAGAATTATACCCATTTAGATGATCTGGCAATCTTGGAAGAAGCTAAGCGCAATAAGAAGTTTAAAAATCCTATGGTTGTTTTTAACGATGTTACGAACAATTAA
- a CDS encoding polysaccharide biosynthesis/export family protein, which translates to MKTSISPINFHNTKSYLLKISMLLVVALQLTSCGSAKKSSYFNEVGNNTFASYYEPLEPILQKNDLLSINITSLNAEVTEMFNIANNVGGIQTPGYLIDQDGFIRFPVLGKIAVAGLTKKELREYIREELISKRLLMEPIVDIRFMNFKVSVLGEVNQPAVFTIPNEKVTLLEALGMAGDMTIYAQRNNVLLISEEDGIKSTRRIDLTSDELFTSPNYYLRPNDIVYVQPNDRKVRNTSNATQWFSVILGSLSLAVISIASF; encoded by the coding sequence ATGAAAACTAGTATTTCCCCAATTAACTTTCACAACACTAAATCTTATTTGCTGAAAATTTCAATGTTGCTTGTTGTGGCATTGCAATTGACATCGTGTGGTAGCGCTAAAAAATCATCTTATTTCAATGAAGTAGGTAATAATACATTTGCATCATATTATGAGCCCTTAGAGCCCATTTTGCAAAAGAATGATTTGTTGAGTATCAATATTACCAGTTTAAATGCTGAGGTAACCGAGATGTTCAATATTGCCAATAACGTAGGCGGTATACAAACTCCTGGTTATTTGATCGATCAAGATGGATTTATAAGATTCCCGGTTTTGGGCAAAATAGCGGTAGCCGGTCTTACAAAGAAAGAACTGAGAGAATATATAAGAGAAGAGTTGATATCTAAAAGATTGTTGATGGAGCCAATAGTTGATATACGCTTTATGAACTTTAAAGTTTCTGTTTTAGGAGAAGTAAATCAACCTGCGGTTTTTACCATACCAAATGAAAAAGTTACACTTCTAGAAGCTTTGGGTATGGCGGGTGACATGACAATATATGCCCAAAGAAATAATGTATTATTAATAAGTGAGGAAGACGGTATTAAAAGTACTAGAAGAATAGATCTTACTTCAGATGAATTATTTACTTCACCAAACTATTATCTACGACCAAATGATATTGTTTACGTACAACCAAATGATAGAAAGGTTAGAAATACTTCTAATGCTACGCAATGGTTCTCGGTAATATTAGGTTCGTTGTCATTGGCGGTAATTTCTATTGCCAGCTTTTAA